DNA sequence from the Acidimicrobiales bacterium genome:
GTATCGAAGGCAGCCATCGACGCCATGATGCGCAACGCGGCCGACGAGTATGGCCCGGCTGGCGTACGTTTCAACTCGGTGCAGCCCGGCTTCGTGACCACGGAGATCATGGAGAGCATTCCCCTCGACAGCTCCGTCTTCGAGAGCTATATCGTCAATACACCCCTCGGGGGCGTCTCCGCTCCGGACGACATCGCGTCCGTCGTCGCCTTCCTGCTCGGACCGGCATCGGGGCGTATCACGGGCCAGGCGGTGGCCGTCGACGGAGGTCACAACCTGCGGTCCGGTCCCGACTTCCGGCCGTTCACCGGCCTTAGCCCGGACGAGCTGCTCGCCCGGGACACGGCCAAGTAGATGCCCGCCACGTCGGCGACAGGCCCGTTGAGCGGCGTGAAGATCGTGGAGCTGGGCGTCTGGGTGGCCGGCCCGGCAGCCGGCGGGATCCTCTCGGACTGGGGCGCCGACGTCGTCAAGATCGAACCGCCCCGAGGCGACCCGGCCCGCACCTTCCGGCGCATGCTCGGCGGCCACCTCCCGACCAATCCGGTGTTCGAGCTGGACAACCGTTCCAAGAGGAGCATCGCCATAGACCTCTCCACCGAAGCGGGACGTCAAGTGGCAGTTGAGCTGATCGAAGGCGCCGACGTGTTCCTGTCCAACGTGCGGATGTCCGCGTTGGAGCGGGCCGGGCTCGGCGAGTCGGCACTACGGGCGCGCAACCCCCGCCTGGTCTACGCCATAGTCACCGGCTACGGGCTCGACGGCCCGGACGCCGACAAACCGGCATATGACATAGCGGCATACTGGGCCCGCAGCGGGCTGGCCGACGCGTTGACACCTCCCGGCGGCGCCCTTCCCTTTCAGAGGGGCGGCATGGGCGACCACTCGGTAGGAATGACGGCTGCCGGAATGGTGAGCGCCGCCCTCTTCGCCCGGGAGCGCACCGGCCAAGGAGACCTCGTCTCGACTTCGCTGCTGCGGCAGGGTGCCTATACCATCGGCTTCGACGTCAACATCTCCCTCATGTGGGGCTTGCCGGTCCGGGTCGGCACCCGAGACACCATGGGCAACCCGACGGTTAACAACTACACCGCCGGCGATGGCCGGCGCTTCTGGATCGTCGGGTTGGAGGGCGAACGCCACTGGCCTCCCCTGGCCCGCGCTGTTGGCCATCCCGAGTGGCTGACCGACGCCCGATTTGCCACGCCGGCCAACCGCTTCCGCAACGCCTCTGCGCTCATCGCAGCACTCGACGAGGTGTTCGCCACCCGCACCCTCGCCCAGTGGGCAGAGGTCTTCGCGACAGAGCCCGACTTCTTCTGGGCTCCGGTGCAGACCATCGACGAGCTCATCGGTGATCCCCAGTTCGCAGCCGGCGGAGGGTTCGTGGAGGTCGGCGACGAAGGCGGCGCCATGACGATGTTGGCCACTCCGGCCGATTTCCGCGACAATCCTGCCGTCCCCCGATTCCGTGCCCCTCGTCTCGGTGAGCACACCGTCGA
Encoded proteins:
- a CDS encoding SDR family oxidoreductase; protein product: VSKAAIDAMMRNAADEYGPAGVRFNSVQPGFVTTEIMESIPLDSSVFESYIVNTPLGGVSAPDDIASVVAFLLGPASGRITGQAVAVDGGHNLRSGPDFRPFTGLSPDELLARDTAK
- a CDS encoding CoA transferase — its product is MPATSATGPLSGVKIVELGVWVAGPAAGGILSDWGADVVKIEPPRGDPARTFRRMLGGHLPTNPVFELDNRSKRSIAIDLSTEAGRQVAVELIEGADVFLSNVRMSALERAGLGESALRARNPRLVYAIVTGYGLDGPDADKPAYDIAAYWARSGLADALTPPGGALPFQRGGMGDHSVGMTAAGMVSAALFARERTGQGDLVSTSLLRQGAYTIGFDVNISLMWGLPVRVGTRDTMGNPTVNNYTAGDGRRFWIVGLEGERHWPPLARAVGHPEWLTDARFATPANRFRNASALIAALDEVFATRTLAQWAEVFATEPDFFWAPVQTIDELIGDPQFAAGGGFVEVGDEGGAMTMLATPADFRDNPAVPRFRAPRLGEHTVEVLGELGYGPDRIADLEAAEAVYTEYTASGPD